One window of the Scyliorhinus canicula unplaced genomic scaffold, sScyCan1.1, whole genome shotgun sequence genome contains the following:
- the LOC119961719 gene encoding zinc finger protein 774-like — MEKPWKCADCGKGFSYPSQLEVHHRSHTGERQFICSICGKGFTHSYNLLTHQRVHTEERPFTCPVCGKGFTRSSHSVTHQLVHTDKRPFTCPDCEKSFKCKKDLLTHQRIHTGERPFSCFVCGKGFIQSSHLQTHQLVHSDNKFFNCPDCEKSFKNKKDLLTHQYAHTGERPFTCSVCGKGFSRPSALLNHQRIHTGERPFSCSDCGKGFINSSNLLIHQQLHTGDRPFTCPEWWKGFTRSYNLLTHQQVHNEGRPFTCSVCGKGFSQSSNLLTHQ; from the coding sequence ATGGAGAAACCTTGGAAATGTgcggattgtgggaagggattcagttacccatcACAACTGGAAGTTCATCATCGCAGTCACACTGGTGAGAGACAGTTCATCTGCTccatttgtgggaagggattcacccattcatacaaccttctgacacaccagcgagttcacactgaggagagaccattcacctgccctgtgtgtgggaagggatttactcggtCATCCCACAGTGTGACTCAtcagcttgttcacactgataagagaccatttacatgtcctgactgtgagaagagttttaaatgtaaaaaggatctgctgacacatcaacgtattcacactggagagagaccgttctcCTGCttcgtgtgtgggaaaggattcattcagtcatcccacctgcagacacatcaacttGTTCATTCTGATAACAAATTTTTTAACtgtcctgactgtgagaagagctttaaaaacaaaaaggattTACTAACACACCAAtatgctcacactggggagaggccattcacctgctcggtgtgtgggaaaggattcagccgTCCATCTGCCCTACTGaaccaccagagaattcacactggggagaggccattcagctgctctgactgtgggaaaggattcattaattcatccaacctTCTGATACACCAGCAACTTCATACAGGGGATAGACCGTTCACCTGTCCTGAATGGTGGAAGGGATTCACACGTTCATACAATCTTCTGACACATCAGCAGGTTCACAATGAGGggaggccgttcacttgctcagtgtgtgggaagggattcagtcagtcatccaacctgctgacacaccagtga
- the LOC119961716 gene encoding zinc finger protein 271-like: CADCGKGFTYPSSLETHRRSHTGERPFTCSTCGKGFTQLTALRNHQRVHTGERPFTCSECGKGFTKSSGLLKHQRVHTGERPFQCPDCRKYYKSSGNLMCHQRIHTDVKPFRCSHCRTGFRHSSHLTVHQRIHTGERPFTCSKCGNRFTHSGNLMYHQRVHTDEKPFRCSHCGTGFRQSSQLIVHQRIHTGERPFACSQCGKGFTQSSSLQRHQRSHKCKCGDCGKGYQFPSELETHRRSHTGERPFTCTQCGKGFTQLSNLQTHQRVHTGERPFTCSQCGKGFTQLFHLQIHQRVHTGEKPFTCSQCGKRFTVLSSLQSHQRVHTGERPFTCSQCGKGFCDSSQLLRHQQVHTGERPFTCSQCGKGFCNLSHLLRHQRIHTGERPFTCSQCGKRFRDSSHLLSHQQGHTGERPFTCSQCGKGFTQLSHLRTHQRVHTGEKPFTCSQCGKGFTQLSTLQIHQRVHTGEKPFTCSQCGKGFTRLSILRTHQQIHTGNRPSTSQCETGLSVSSDLL; this comes from the exons tgtgcggactgtgggaaaggattcacttacccatccagcctggaaactcatcgacgcagtcacactggggagagaccgttcacctgctccacgtgtgggaagggatttactcagttaacGGCCCTGcggaatcaccagcgagttcacactggggagagaccattcacctgctccgagtgtgggaagggatttactaagtCATCCggcctgctgaaacaccagcgagttcacactggggagagaccgtttcaatgtccagactgcaggAAGTACTACAAAAGTTCTGGGAATCTAATGTgccatcaacgtattcacactgacgTGAAACCatttaggtgctctcactgcagGACTGGGTTCAGGCActcatctcacctcactgtacatcagcgaattcacactggggagaggccattcacctgctccaagtgtggaaacagattcactca ttctgggaatctaatgtaccatcaacgtgttcacactgatgagaaaccgttcaggtgctctcactgtgggactggattcAGACAATCATCACAGCTcattgtacatcagcgaattcacactggagagaggccattcgcctgctctcagtgtgggaagggattcactcagtcatcctccCTGCAGAGACACCAACGAAGCCACAAG tgcaaatgtggggactgtgggaagggataccaattcccatctgagctggagactcatcgacgcagtcacactggggagaggccattcacctgcactcagtgtgggaagggattcactcagttatccaacctgcagacacaccagcgagttcacactggggagaggccgttcacctgctctcagtgtgggaaaggattcacccaGTTATTCCatctgcagatacaccagcgagttcacactggggagaagccgttcacctgctctcagtgtgggaaaagattcactgtattatccagtctgcagtcacaccagcgtgttcacactggggagaggccgttcacctgctctcagtgtgggaaaggattctgtGATTCGTCCCAGCtattgagacaccaacaagttcacactggggagaggccgttcacctgctctcagtgtgggaaaggattttgtAATTTGTCCCACCTattgagacaccagcgaattcacaccggggagaggccatttacctgctcccaatgtgggaaACGATTCCGTGATTCATCTCATCTGTTGAGCCACCAGCaaggtcacactggggagaggccattcacctgctctcagtgtgggaaaggatttactcaattatctcacctgcggacacaccagcgagttcacactggggagaagccattcacctgctctcagtgtgggaaaggatttactcagttatccaccctgcagatacaccagcgagttcacactggggagaagccgttcacctgctctcagtgtgggaagggatttactcggtTATCtatcctgcggacacaccagcaaattcacactgggaacAGACCGTCCACCTCTCAATGTGAGACGGGATTGTCTGTTTCTTCGGACCTGttgtga